In Corynebacterium guangdongense, one DNA window encodes the following:
- a CDS encoding MATE family efflux transporter, with protein MAEATPSAGGGVSARQIFALAFPALGVLAAMPLYLMLDTAVVGRSLGAFDLAALAAGAAVHSAVTTQLTFLSYGTTARSSRLFGAGRRPEAVAEGVQATWIGLAVGLLLASVIWLFGDQIAMFMTGEERTAAATSSWLSVNAVSIPLTLVIMAGNGWLRGVQDTRRPLIFVLAGLIPGGISLPLLVNAFGLNGSALANVLGMGVTALLFLVCLAREHAGGWAPKPKVMWRQLILGRDLILRSLSFQVAFLSAAAVAARFGTAPLAAHQIMLQLWNFITLVLDSLAIAAQTLTGAALGRGSVKVARRLGRQVTLFSTIFALILAAVFGIGSTLIPRIFTTDEAVLAAMRGPWWLLLVMIVLGGVVFAIDGVLLGAGDAAFLRTISIASVVLGFLPAIWLSYALDGGLVGIWIGLLAFITIRLVAVVHRFRSMKWAVTDQDLDSAPESGEDRKE; from the coding sequence ATGGCCGAGGCCACTCCCTCCGCTGGCGGCGGCGTGTCGGCTCGGCAGATCTTCGCGCTGGCCTTCCCGGCGCTGGGCGTGCTGGCGGCCATGCCGCTCTACCTCATGCTCGACACCGCGGTGGTCGGGCGCAGCCTGGGCGCCTTCGATCTCGCGGCCCTGGCCGCCGGCGCCGCGGTGCACTCCGCAGTCACCACCCAACTGACGTTCCTGTCCTACGGGACCACCGCCCGGTCATCCCGGCTCTTCGGCGCCGGACGACGCCCCGAGGCGGTGGCGGAAGGCGTGCAGGCGACCTGGATCGGACTCGCCGTCGGGCTACTGCTGGCCAGCGTCATCTGGCTTTTCGGCGACCAGATCGCGATGTTCATGACGGGGGAGGAGCGCACCGCCGCGGCCACCAGCTCCTGGCTGTCGGTCAACGCCGTCTCCATCCCGCTGACGCTGGTGATCATGGCCGGCAACGGCTGGCTGCGCGGCGTCCAGGACACGCGCCGGCCCCTGATCTTCGTGCTGGCTGGACTGATCCCCGGCGGGATCAGCCTGCCCCTGCTGGTCAACGCCTTCGGGCTCAACGGCTCCGCGCTCGCCAACGTGCTGGGCATGGGCGTCACCGCCCTGCTCTTCCTGGTCTGCCTGGCCAGGGAACACGCCGGCGGCTGGGCGCCCAAGCCGAAGGTCATGTGGCGTCAGCTCATCCTGGGCCGGGACCTGATCCTGCGCTCGTTGTCCTTCCAGGTGGCGTTCCTCTCGGCCGCGGCGGTGGCGGCCCGGTTCGGCACCGCGCCGCTGGCGGCCCACCAGATCATGCTGCAGCTGTGGAACTTCATCACGCTGGTGCTCGACTCGCTGGCCATCGCAGCACAGACCCTGACCGGTGCGGCGCTGGGCCGGGGCAGCGTCAAGGTCGCCCGGCGCCTCGGGCGTCAGGTCACGCTCTTCTCGACGATCTTCGCCCTCATCCTGGCCGCTGTCTTCGGGATCGGGTCAACCCTCATTCCACGGATCTTCACCACGGACGAGGCGGTTCTGGCCGCGATGCGGGGCCCGTGGTGGCTGCTGCTGGTGATGATCGTCCTCGGCGGCGTGGTCTTCGCCATCGACGGCGTCCTGCTCGGCGCGGGCGACGCGGCGTTCCTGCGCACCATTTCCATCGCCTCGGTGGTTCTCGGCTTCCTGCCTGCGATCTGGCTCTCCTACGCCCTCGATGGCGGGCTTGTCGGCATCTGGATCGGGCTGCTGGCCTTCATCACGATTAGGCTGGTGGCCGTCGTCCACCGCTTCCGTTCCATGAAGTGGGCGGTCACCGACCAGGACCTTGATTCGGCACCGGAATCAGGCGAAGACCGGAAGGAGTGA
- a CDS encoding DHH family phosphoesterase, producing the protein MTVSPASDEAAYRRAAEMLTAADAIAVVGHLRPDADAIGSVMALTLAMRQLGKTVTPMIGQPYPVAPNLLTIPGAGEILLGEEIPDVDLVVTVDCGSIDRTGVLTDEVAAYRDRLLVIDHHVSNPGYGAHNLVDVRESTTSVLRELFHYLGVELDESIAHALYAGLVTDTGSFRWGSPAMHTLAAELMDYGIDIREIAEELLDKTSPADLSMIGRALANIRLLPAGERTVAVIMASHKDIRTHSGAAVERLIDFVRSLDGCDVGVVFKEQYDGGWATSLRSTAINVADLARSLGGGGHAEAAGYTVYGEAEDVVNQLLESVAEIRGEAGES; encoded by the coding sequence GTGACGGTTTCCCCCGCCTCCGATGAGGCCGCCTACCGCAGGGCGGCCGAGATGCTCACCGCGGCCGATGCCATCGCCGTGGTCGGGCACCTGCGCCCCGACGCCGACGCCATCGGATCCGTCATGGCGCTGACCCTGGCGATGCGACAGCTGGGTAAGACGGTCACGCCGATGATCGGTCAGCCCTACCCGGTCGCGCCGAACCTGCTGACGATCCCCGGAGCCGGGGAAATCCTGCTGGGTGAGGAGATCCCGGACGTCGACCTCGTGGTCACCGTCGACTGCGGCTCCATCGACCGTACCGGCGTGCTCACGGACGAGGTCGCCGCCTACCGGGACCGCCTGCTGGTCATCGACCACCACGTCTCCAACCCGGGCTACGGCGCGCACAACCTCGTCGATGTCCGGGAGTCGACCACCTCGGTGTTGCGTGAGCTGTTCCATTACCTCGGCGTCGAGCTGGACGAGTCCATCGCGCACGCCCTCTACGCGGGACTGGTGACCGACACCGGCAGCTTCCGCTGGGGATCGCCCGCCATGCACACGCTGGCGGCGGAGCTGATGGACTACGGCATCGACATCCGGGAGATCGCCGAGGAGTTGCTGGACAAGACGAGCCCGGCGGATCTGTCGATGATCGGACGGGCCCTGGCCAACATCCGGCTGCTGCCCGCCGGTGAGCGCACCGTCGCCGTGATCATGGCCTCCCACAAGGACATCCGCACCCATTCCGGGGCCGCCGTGGAGCGACTCATCGACTTCGTCCGCTCCCTGGACGGCTGCGACGTTGGCGTGGTGTTCAAGGAGCAGTACGACGGCGGCTGGGCCACTTCGTTGCGCTCGACCGCCATCAACGTCGCTGACCTGGCCCGGAGCCTTGGCGGCGGCGGTCACGCCGAAGCCGCCGGGTACACCGTCTACGGGGAGGCCGAGGACGTGGTCAACCAGCTGCTGGAGTCCGTCGCCGAGATCCGCGGGGAGGCAGGCGAGTCCTGA
- the rbfA gene encoding 30S ribosome-binding factor RbfA, whose translation MADNARAGRMAKRIQQIVATALEMDKSDYRLGLVTVTDTRVTGDLHDATVYYTVRGATIDEEPDYEAAADALARVRGQMRKQVGDQLGVRFTPTLSFELDTMPQSSAHMEELLARARARDEELAELKKNATYAGDTDPYKKRDEE comes from the coding sequence ATGGCGGACAACGCCCGCGCAGGCCGAATGGCCAAACGCATCCAGCAGATCGTCGCAACCGCTCTGGAGATGGACAAGAGCGACTACCGACTGGGCCTGGTCACGGTCACCGATACCCGGGTCACCGGCGATCTGCACGACGCCACGGTGTACTACACCGTCCGCGGAGCGACCATCGACGAGGAGCCGGACTATGAGGCCGCCGCCGACGCGCTGGCCCGGGTCCGCGGCCAGATGCGCAAGCAGGTCGGCGACCAGCTCGGGGTGCGTTTCACCCCGACGCTCTCCTTCGAACTCGACACCATGCCGCAGTCCTCCGCCCACATGGAGGAGCTGCTGGCCAGGGCCCGCGCCCGTGACGAGGAGCTGGCGGAGTTGAAGAAGAACGCCACCTACGCCGGTGACACGGACCCGTACAAGAAGCGTGACGAGGAGTGA
- a CDS encoding metallophosphoesterase family protein, translating to MKTLWAVSDLHVSFRENQTAVDKLAPTDPGDWLIVAGDVAEKIPDVVATLGPLTRRFGRVLWVPGNHELFNRRSERVAGKARYRALVGELRALGVVTPEDPYPVFGGVTVCPLFTLYDYTFRPLGLTAKQAVARAKVKLDDEIAIAPYVDVEQWCAERLDYTADRLDRVAGETVLVNHWPLVREPTERLHEQDIALWCGSAHTRDWPLKYRARTVIHGHLHIPEKTVVDGVTHVDVSLGYPFERGRRPAGRPWPFPVMRTG from the coding sequence ATGAAGACTCTCTGGGCGGTCAGCGACCTGCACGTCTCCTTCCGGGAGAACCAGACGGCCGTCGACAAGCTCGCGCCGACGGATCCGGGGGACTGGCTCATCGTCGCCGGGGACGTCGCGGAGAAGATCCCCGACGTCGTGGCCACCCTCGGGCCCCTGACCCGGCGCTTTGGCAGGGTGCTCTGGGTGCCCGGCAATCACGAGCTCTTCAACCGGCGCAGCGAGCGGGTCGCGGGTAAGGCACGATACCGCGCGCTGGTGGGGGAGCTACGGGCGCTGGGCGTGGTCACGCCGGAGGACCCGTACCCCGTCTTCGGCGGGGTGACGGTGTGCCCGTTGTTCACCCTCTACGACTACACCTTCCGCCCCCTCGGGCTGACGGCGAAGCAGGCCGTGGCACGGGCGAAGGTGAAGCTGGACGACGAGATCGCGATCGCCCCCTACGTCGACGTCGAGCAATGGTGCGCCGAGCGGTTGGACTACACCGCCGACCGGCTTGACAGGGTGGCGGGGGAGACCGTCCTGGTCAACCACTGGCCGCTGGTGCGCGAACCCACCGAGCGGCTGCACGAGCAGGACATCGCCCTGTGGTGCGGGTCGGCACACACCCGGGACTGGCCGCTCAAGTACCGGGCCCGGACGGTCATCCACGGTCACCTCCACATTCCGGAGAAAACCGTGGTGGACGGCGTCACCCATGTGGACGTGTCGCTGGGCTACCCCTTCGAGCGCGGACGTCGACCCGCAGGGAGGCCGTGGCCATTCCCCGTGATGCGGACAGGGTAG
- the infB gene encoding translation initiation factor IF-2 — MPGKLRVHELAKELGVTSKELLATLKEQGEFVKTASSTIESPVIRKMRTFYGDSADTNTGQSAGAPKPGAPKPGAPKPGAPKPGAAKPGAPKPAATTPKPAAATPKPATAAPKPTAAAPTPGDAAPQAKAAAARPEATQQESAAAAPKSATRPTPRPGGTTPKPGAAAPAQDSAAAKPAATPGDAAGAARPMPRPMPKPGGKPRVANNPFSAGTAERPAPRPGGGRKDGGKPGRPGQGGPGAKGQGRPAAGGKPGSGERPAPRPGGGQGGGKRPSPAMMPSHPSPGQMPAKSGAAGGRGGAGSGRGGRGGAPGRPGGTGGPVGGRGGRRGGTAGAFGRPGGAPRRGRKSKRQKRNEYEEMRQPNVVGGIRLPDGRGETIRLRQGASLADFADKIGADPAALVQALFNLGEMVTATASVSEETLQLLGAEINYNVQVVSPEDEDRELLESFDLQFGEDEGGEAALEQRPPVVSVMGHVDHGKTRLLDTIRKANVGKGEAGGITQGIGAYQVQSEVDGELRTLTFLDTPGHEAFTAMRARGAQSTDLAVLVVAADDGVMPQTVEAINHAKAAGIPIVVAVNKIDKPEAQPEKIRGQLTEYGIIPEEYGGDTQFVDISARENINIDGLLEAIVLTADAELDLQANPEMDAQGLAIEAHLDRGRGPVATVIVQRGTLRVGESIVVGGAYGRVRRMVDEWGEDVEEAGPSRPVQVQGLNAVPGAGDNLLVVEDDRVARQIAAQRDARKRSAEQARRKKRVSLADLDSVLKETSTLNIILKGDNAGSVEALESSLLEIEIDDEVELNIIDRGVGAVTQTNVSLAAASDAVIIAFNVRAEGKATEEANQEGVEIRYYTVIYKAIEEVEQALTGMLKPVYEEREVGKAEIRAIFKASAIGNIAGCMVTDGKMKRNTKVRIVRDGSVIANDVEVKSLRHEKNDVNEISAGYECGMVLSFQDFQVDDQIEAYEMVEVPRT; from the coding sequence GTGCCCGGAAAGCTACGCGTTCATGAGCTCGCCAAGGAGCTCGGCGTAACAAGCAAGGAACTTCTCGCCACGCTCAAGGAGCAGGGCGAATTTGTCAAGACCGCATCGTCGACCATCGAATCCCCGGTGATTCGTAAGATGCGCACGTTCTACGGAGATTCCGCAGACACGAACACCGGCCAGTCGGCCGGCGCCCCGAAGCCGGGCGCACCCAAGCCGGGCGCACCCAAGCCGGGCGCACCCAAGCCGGGCGCCGCCAAGCCGGGCGCCCCGAAGCCGGCGGCGACCACGCCGAAGCCGGCGGCAGCCACTCCGAAGCCGGCCACGGCTGCACCGAAGCCGACCGCGGCAGCACCCACCCCGGGTGACGCGGCCCCGCAGGCCAAGGCCGCCGCAGCACGGCCGGAGGCCACGCAGCAGGAGTCCGCGGCAGCGGCGCCCAAGTCGGCCACCCGTCCGACCCCGCGTCCGGGCGGCACCACCCCGAAGCCGGGCGCCGCCGCACCGGCCCAGGACTCGGCGGCAGCAAAGCCGGCCGCAACCCCGGGGGACGCAGCAGGCGCTGCCCGCCCGATGCCGCGTCCGATGCCGAAGCCGGGCGGAAAGCCCCGCGTCGCCAACAACCCGTTCTCCGCAGGCACGGCTGAGCGTCCGGCACCGCGTCCGGGCGGCGGCCGCAAGGACGGCGGCAAGCCGGGTCGTCCGGGCCAGGGTGGCCCGGGCGCCAAGGGCCAGGGCCGTCCGGCCGCGGGCGGCAAGCCGGGCTCCGGCGAGCGTCCGGCGCCGCGTCCGGGTGGTGGCCAGGGCGGCGGCAAGCGACCGTCCCCGGCCATGATGCCCTCGCACCCGTCCCCGGGCCAGATGCCCGCCAAGTCCGGCGCGGCCGGTGGCCGCGGCGGAGCCGGTTCCGGCCGTGGTGGCCGTGGTGGCGCACCGGGTCGTCCGGGCGGCACGGGTGGGCCGGTCGGCGGCCGCGGCGGCCGTCGTGGCGGCACCGCCGGCGCCTTCGGCCGTCCGGGTGGCGCACCGCGTCGCGGACGTAAGTCGAAGCGTCAGAAGCGCAACGAGTACGAGGAGATGCGGCAGCCCAACGTCGTCGGCGGCATTCGCCTGCCCGACGGCCGTGGCGAGACCATCCGCCTGCGCCAGGGCGCGTCCCTGGCCGACTTCGCCGACAAGATCGGTGCGGATCCGGCAGCCCTGGTCCAGGCCCTGTTCAACTTGGGCGAGATGGTCACCGCGACCGCCTCGGTCTCTGAGGAGACCCTGCAGCTGCTCGGCGCCGAAATCAACTACAACGTCCAGGTCGTCTCTCCGGAGGATGAGGACCGCGAGTTGCTCGAGTCCTTCGACCTGCAGTTCGGCGAGGACGAGGGCGGCGAGGCTGCTCTCGAGCAGCGTCCGCCGGTGGTCTCGGTCATGGGTCACGTCGACCACGGCAAGACCCGCCTGCTGGACACCATCCGTAAGGCGAACGTCGGCAAGGGCGAGGCAGGCGGCATCACCCAGGGCATCGGCGCCTACCAGGTCCAGTCGGAGGTCGACGGCGAGCTGCGCACGCTGACCTTCCTGGACACCCCGGGTCACGAGGCATTCACCGCCATGCGTGCCCGTGGCGCGCAGTCCACCGACCTGGCTGTGCTGGTCGTGGCCGCCGATGACGGCGTCATGCCGCAGACGGTCGAGGCGATCAACCACGCCAAGGCCGCGGGCATCCCGATCGTCGTCGCGGTCAACAAGATCGATAAGCCGGAGGCACAGCCGGAGAAGATCCGCGGCCAGCTCACCGAGTACGGCATCATCCCGGAGGAGTACGGCGGCGACACCCAGTTCGTCGACATCTCCGCCCGTGAGAACATCAACATCGACGGGTTGCTCGAGGCCATCGTCCTGACCGCCGACGCAGAGCTCGATCTGCAGGCGAACCCGGAGATGGACGCCCAGGGCCTGGCCATCGAGGCTCACCTCGACCGTGGCCGCGGCCCGGTCGCGACGGTCATCGTCCAGCGCGGTACCCTCCGCGTCGGCGAATCCATCGTCGTCGGCGGCGCCTACGGTCGTGTCCGCCGCATGGTCGACGAGTGGGGCGAGGACGTCGAGGAGGCGGGTCCGTCCCGTCCGGTCCAGGTGCAGGGTCTGAACGCGGTGCCGGGGGCGGGCGACAACCTGCTGGTGGTCGAGGACGACCGCGTCGCGCGTCAGATCGCCGCCCAGCGTGACGCCCGCAAGCGTTCCGCCGAGCAGGCCCGCCGTAAGAAGCGCGTCTCCCTGGCTGACCTGGATTCCGTCCTCAAGGAGACCAGCACCCTCAACATCATCCTCAAGGGTGACAACGCGGGTTCGGTCGAGGCGCTGGAGTCCTCGCTGCTCGAGATCGAGATCGACGACGAGGTGGAGCTGAACATCATCGACCGCGGCGTCGGTGCAGTCACCCAGACCAACGTCTCCCTCGCCGCAGCATCCGACGCGGTCATCATCGCCTTCAACGTCCGCGCTGAGGGCAAGGCCACCGAGGAAGCCAACCAGGAGGGCGTGGAGATCCGTTACTACACGGTCATCTACAAGGCGATCGAAGAGGTCGAGCAGGCCCTGACCGGCATGCTCAAGCCGGTCTACGAGGAGCGCGAGGTCGGCAAGGCCGAAATCCGTGCGATCTTCAAGGCCTCCGCCATCGGCAACATCGCCGGTTGCATGGTCACCGACGGCAAGATGAAGCGCAACACCAAGGTGCGCATCGTTCGCGACGGCTCCGTCATCGCCAACGACGTCGAGGTCAAGTCGCTGCGTCACGAGAAGAACGACGTCAACGAGATCTCCGCCGGTTACGAGTGCGGCATGGTCCTGTCCTTCCAGGACTTCCAGGTCGACGACCAGATCGAGGCCTACGAGATGGTGGAGGTTCCGCGCACCTAG
- a CDS encoding YlxR family protein — protein sequence MPQSSAIIASSAPAQDVPPRSRRIRTCIATRARHPDVDLLRVVLDPAQPESGRVLADPDRNLPGRGAWLTPTIAALELAEQRRAFGRALRTSTPVETGHVRTYLAELAERPDIIRKTEH from the coding sequence ATGCCCCAGTCGAGCGCCATCATCGCGTCAAGCGCACCCGCGCAGGACGTGCCACCGCGTTCCCGCCGCATTCGTACCTGCATCGCGACGCGAGCGCGTCACCCCGATGTGGATCTTCTCCGGGTTGTCCTGGATCCCGCCCAGCCAGAATCCGGCCGCGTCCTCGCGGATCCCGACCGGAACCTGCCCGGACGCGGAGCCTGGCTCACGCCGACGATTGCCGCACTCGAGCTTGCGGAGCAGCGTCGGGCCTTCGGGCGCGCTCTCCGTACGTCCACCCCGGTGGAGACAGGTCATGTACGCACGTATCTCGCAGAACTTGCAGAACGACCCGACATTATAAGGAAGACCGAACACTGA
- the nusA gene encoding transcription termination factor NusA, translated as MNIDIDAIRAIESSQGIPAEDMMTTIAGALLYAYREYRFGEDGVQAAIEDPHSKTRVEIDADTGDVTVIVSELDDEGAVTSEYEDTPANFARVGAKTVRDAIVRRLREAEAGRTYEEYSGYAGRVVSGVVQRDVRANERGIVVVQLGTELDAQDGILLPAEQIPGEKLVHGDRVKAYIVDVNQSNANVQVNLSRTHPELVRGIFELEVPEVADGAVEIVAIAREAGHRSKVAVVGRAKGINAKGACIGPKGQRVNNIMAALGGEKIDIIDYDEDPAVFVGNALAPSKVVRVEILDAEAQEAKVTVPDYQLSLAIGKEGQNARLAARLTGWKIDIHSDQA; from the coding sequence CGGGCCATTGAATCCTCCCAGGGAATCCCCGCCGAGGACATGATGACCACCATCGCGGGCGCGCTGCTGTACGCCTACCGCGAGTACCGCTTCGGCGAGGACGGCGTGCAGGCCGCGATCGAGGACCCGCACAGCAAGACCCGCGTCGAGATCGATGCCGACACCGGCGACGTCACCGTCATCGTCTCCGAGCTTGACGACGAGGGCGCCGTCACCTCCGAGTATGAGGACACCCCCGCGAACTTCGCGCGTGTCGGCGCCAAGACCGTCCGCGACGCCATCGTCCGACGCCTGCGCGAGGCCGAGGCCGGCCGCACCTACGAGGAGTACTCCGGCTATGCGGGTCGCGTGGTCTCCGGCGTCGTCCAGCGCGACGTCCGGGCCAACGAGCGTGGCATCGTCGTCGTCCAGCTCGGCACCGAACTCGACGCCCAGGACGGCATCCTCCTGCCTGCCGAGCAGATTCCGGGCGAGAAGCTCGTCCACGGCGACCGGGTCAAGGCCTACATCGTGGACGTCAACCAGTCCAACGCCAACGTCCAGGTCAACCTCTCGCGCACGCACCCGGAGCTGGTCCGCGGCATCTTCGAGCTGGAGGTTCCCGAGGTCGCCGACGGAGCCGTCGAGATCGTCGCCATCGCCCGCGAGGCGGGCCACCGATCCAAGGTGGCGGTGGTCGGGCGCGCCAAGGGCATCAACGCCAAGGGTGCCTGCATCGGGCCGAAGGGACAGCGCGTCAACAACATCATGGCCGCGCTCGGCGGCGAGAAGATCGACATCATCGACTACGACGAGGACCCGGCGGTCTTCGTCGGCAACGCCCTGGCGCCCTCCAAGGTCGTGCGTGTCGAGATTCTCGACGCCGAGGCGCAGGAGGCCAAGGTCACCGTGCCGGACTACCAGCTCTCGCTGGCCATCGGCAAGGAGGGGCAGAACGCCCGCCTGGCCGCCCGCCTCACCGGCTGGAAGATCGACATTCATTCCGACCAGGCATAG